TGCAACTGATGCAACGCGTGGGCGTGCGATATCGGCGGGCGCGGATCTTTGAGCGCTTCCTGCACCCTGGATCGAAACCAGGCATCGTGGGATTTCGTTTCAGCGGTCACGGAAATGGTCGTCGAGCCCCTATCCAGAAGCTCGCCTAGGTAACTCGGCATATCGGCAACGCTCAGAGCGACCTGAGACCGGCGGTCGGGGATTGGACCCTGGACCCGTCGACTTTGTCGCAGGCCTGTTTGCGATCTGAAGGCTGTTTCAACTCGGGTCCCCTATTGACGCGATGATCGAACGTTACAGCAAAGTTTCCCGAACGATAAGAGCCTTGAAATCTCTATCTCTTTCATCGCCTCAAGCCACCCCTCGACATAGGCGGCGCTCTGGTCGAATTCAGGTTCCACCCCGATTTGCGCGCAAAG
This portion of the Sulfitobacter faviae genome encodes:
- a CDS encoding zincin-like metallopeptidase domain-containing protein; the encoded protein is MGNCMLCAQIGVEPEFDQSAAYVEGWLEAMKEIEISRLLSFGKLCCNVRSSRQ